From the genome of Prunus persica cultivar Lovell chromosome G8, Prunus_persica_NCBIv2, whole genome shotgun sequence:
ACTATCAGATGATTCCAACACCAAGCTTCTAATCCCCAGCCTGCACccagaaatttcaattttgattccGACCATGAACATTAACATGTGTgtattagagagagagagagagagaacctgtGAAGTCCTAAGGATGTTGCAAGGCCAGAAATTCCAGCTCCCACAATCACAACatctgcttctgcttccatCTTGTACTTGATTATGCTCTGGAGACTCAGGCTTTTACTTCTTATACTTGGGTTTTGATACAGTGTggaaagagaagaataaagataTATACACAAAAGGGACCAATGAAAATGATAGATGACTATATTATTCATATTTGTGATGCCGGTCTTCAATGCTGACAGCAGCAGACAGTGTTTGGGTTTGACTTCCCTTCTTCTCTTCTGTTTTGACTGTGGAGGCAAATCAAAATAAACCATGGGTTGTTTCAAGTTTAAACCCGCAAGATAATCATCGGGAACTTCTTCTCTAGTTCAGCTTTTTCTTATGATTGTATAATGGAGGAGGTGCATGATGACTTTTTTGAATCCAAAACAGTTTGGCATTCTCTCTTGCAAAATAGTTCCAGCATCCAAAATACTTTTTCTCAAGTtgcagagtatagccgagcggctatactatttttttaaatctgaAAAAAccgagtacagccgcgcggctagaatatttataattaacaaAGACCCTTGGCGAGTATTAAGACGCTCATGTGTTTAAAAtaggtatagccgcgcggctataccatttaataTAGAAAAAAGGGACCTCTtatcttttctaattttcctgcatctcttttcttcatttttgtttcacaTCTCCCTCTACCTTTTCATTCTTTAATcgaaaaacataaacaaatcatatttattttttttatttttttttatttcgaaaaaaaaaaaggaacaaggACGCACCACCAACagttatttaaatttgaaggTTAATGCGTATAAGAAATTGcgttgaattttttcaagttttgacaAAACACAATTTGTAGGTGAATCTTGCAAATATATGAAATCCTTCTATGAGGCAGTTTAGTGCAGACAAATATTATAACATTGAAAGTTGTTGACAAATGAGAACATCAATAAGTCTACAAACCCATATCTGTAACTGTAAATTCACATGGCACCCTGGCGGTAAAAATTTCAAGTTGATGTACATCTAACTTTTGACCCATCAACAAATTCCAAATGCTGAACTGAGCGTGACATTCTTTCTTCTCACACAAAAAGCCCTGATGGTAATTCATTAAATACTCTCTCACATGAAAATTGGACCCAAAAGGCTAACCACCAACAGGCATTACCAGCTACATTCTCTACATTTCCAACACTGCATATAACAATCCTATCTGCTTTCCGGGAATTTGGCCTCATAGTTCTGGGGCAACTGcaaagatgaaaataaatttttttaaacgaGATgttccaaaatgaaaaatatatataatcacaAACATATGTAAATACCATGAATGTTGCCTCAATCATCTTTCCGGCAAACCATCTTCCATGGAGAACATGCCGAGCATTTATCGCAGCTTGTGTGTTCTCGAATCGTAAATACACATGACCGGCGGTATTCCTGCTCATTGACATGAATGTAAGTCACACATGTGCAAGAGACAAAGGACAACATAACTAATGCGAACAAACTTACTTGTCTACAAAGATATGCCTCAAATTCCCGTATTTTGAGCACTCCTCCTGAACATCTTCTTTAATGTCCAAGTCAAAGTTTGGTTCCGTCTGCTCAAAAAGGAAgacaaattatataatataaccaCCAAGGGAATGAAGAAAATCTCTCAGTATCAGAAGAATCCACCACCAACCTCAACTGCTGGATCAAACATATTTTTCAACAGTAAACATTCGCTTGGAACACCAATTGTATCTATAGAAGGAAGAATAGCAGTAGGAATTTGAAGACCACCAACACCAAGTCCAGCGATACCAGGAACAGCGGTGATGGGAGGAACAAGAGGAGAAACCACTGGTGCAGCTCCCAGGAGTGGTGCCGTTGGTAGTGCCATTGGTAAAGAAACACCTGTGCTATTGACAGCGGGAGTGCCTAGGGGACCAGCAATACTGCATACAAAGCCAATGTAAGACCAActaaaacaattcaaaatagAATAAAGTGCTCAGAAAATACCAACCCTGATCCAGAGCCACTGCGATCCAATTTCTGCATGAGAATTGCCCGAGAGCGGGCATTCAATGACTGTAAGATTAATAAAACAATATGTCAATCACCTTCACTCaggtcaaaaaaaaaaatattatgcaGTGCAGACACTCTTTCTATGCCAAACTATCACCCTTGGCTTTGCAGTGCTGATGTCTGCAATGCCTTGAGAGACAATGCATATCTTACTGGTtaaagcaaaagggagggATAAGTGCCCAAACCAGTAAAATGATTACAAAATTCATGGATACtatgttattttgaatatcAAGCTCAACTTCAATAATCTgctagcaacaaaaaaaaatcttaaatgAGCAATCTTTCCAATATCAAAGGTTAAAAAGCTGGCAGGAGTGCAAGAGATGGtagttcaaattattttttgaccTTATTTTTCTCGTAGGAGAATGAACTCTAATCATTTAAGAAGTAAGAAATATATATCTACTCAAATAAATAAGAGAACAATAAACACAAAAGATACTAAGCCAATCGAACCAACTATAGATACCATAAGCATCAAGtagcaaaaaaatttaaaagcaatggagcagcagcagcttccATACATTCAACAATTATTCCCAGATATTACTGAGCCAGAGCAAACAGTTCTTAGCAATCATATCAGTCCACAAATTCTTTGTgttaatagaaaataaaaacataaaaggaAAGATCTTACTAACCAAGCCACCACCTTCATCGTCATCAAAATCACCAGCATTTGCTCCAAGATCTTGCATTCCAGCTTGGTCTGTAACAGCTGACACCTAAATAGAAAAATGAGGACTCGGGTAGATGAACTCCCAAATTACTTAATATATGGTTTTAAGCAAAATCATCCGTTTGGGAAACCATAAGGATGCACAATTATGCAACAATGCAACGACTTCTGAAAACCTGAATCTAAAGCATCATTCTAAGTGGCAACTCTGATCCACCCTATAAATCTCAGAATGATAGCAGTTGGTGACACATCGCCACAACACAttcaaatatttcaaaacaCAAAAGCAAAAAGGCTTCTATTGAGGAATACCACAATAACTATTTAAGACCATGATACTAATAGTATCATCAACTAGTGCTTGTAGTTATTGGTAAAATTACGTGCTACAACAATCTGCACATTATGAGAAGTTCACCACATCGACTATGTGCTACTCAATGTGCGCATTAACAAAAACCCCAGCTCATGCACTATTGCACAGTAGGCCTGCTGGGTTTCGCTACCTTACAGTGATCACACTGTATAATCCATTTGGACAATGAAAGGCTGAACAGAGTCGGCAACAGAAAATTCCaacaatcaaataaataatgcCATGTCAAAAAAACATCACCAAATTAACCAGAGGAACTAACACACCAGTAACACACACAACCTAATTGATGAACTTGGAAATAATACACAATGCAAGCATATTTCTGGAGGAAGAAGTATAATAACAATATAGTAAAGTGCCATTACCTTAATTAGTCGACCTGCAATCTCCAATTGTCCATTCAAACTCAGTGCATTTCTAGCATCTTCAAGACGTGAGAACTGCAAGCAACTGATTCAATGAGTTTGATTTATTCAATACAATTACAAGGAATCATATCCAGCATCTGATAAGAACAACTGGAACGGAATTGAACTAAAAGGAAGGGGGAAAAAACATTGCCAACCCAACTTGATTTCATTGGCCTTTCAggttttaaaatattgtaacCTGAAATTGTATGATGGGTTGACCCTTAACCCAACCCATGCCCGCACCTAGCTAAGGATTTGGCAGTTGGAAGTTTTTGGTGCCTACTCTTCTCAGTTTGAGTTGGGAAGAAACTTGAAAGACAATACACtatattctttttaaattctGGTGCAGTAGAAGACCCAATCAAGAAAAGATATGCATTTGTTTataatcaatttcaaattccaaCTCAAGCTACAACGAACTGGCAGTTgacagttttcttttttcttcctttaatAAATTTCCCCTACATGGATTAGgacttgaaaataaaaatgaataaataacaGAACTGAAGGATGCCAACAGTCTTTGAAGTTTTAATTCAACCATGTTATGGATTGCTTGTTGGTTGACCTTAGGCTTAATATAACTAGCTGCATgcatacatttatatatttattctaTATCCAGGCTGCTTAAGTTGAAAGTTGTAGTCAAACAGACCTGCACAAATCCAAAACCTTTGCAGTTGTTAGTTTCATCAACAGGTAACTGAACCAGTTCTACAGGACCAAATGCTCCAAAAACCTGCATATACATCACATATTAAAGAGTGAAAgtcaaaatgcaaaaaatattCACAATGACAGAGACGAAATTAGGAAACTGTGAACAGAAGTGCTcaaaagcaaccaaaaaaaaattacataacCAACAGCAAGCTTGATTATGTACATTATCTGATGCCAACATTAGAACTGTTTCAGAAAAGTACTCACCTGGCGGAGATCGTCTTCTTTTATATTGGTATGGAGATTTCCAACATACAGCCTTCTAGCTCCGCCAGAATATGGGCCTATCATCCCACCTGGTCCGCTAACCACAGATGTTGATTGAACCAGATTCTTCTCAGCCTCTGATGGCTTCACCATCACTGGTTGACCAAGAAGAGGTTGACCAGAAAGTGCAATCGCCATTGGTACTGACATTGCATCATAAAACTCAATATACCTACAAACTAGACAACATTAGACTCTTGGATAATCAAAAACCAATTGCCACATACAGATGCTTATAAAAGCGAAGTTTACTGAAGTCTCCACACATAGTTCAAAACGGGGAAAGAAAAATGTCCTATATGATATATCTGATCATCTTGACCAACTAGAATAACCTATAGTATATACTATATGTACTGCTTTTAGTACAAAGGCGATCAATATCATCGTAAACTTTCTAAGATGATGGTGCAAATTTTGAACATTGTAAATGATGTGATGATTCTATGTACTGCACAAGAAAATGTTGGAACAAGGAAGATGCAGCCATCAAGAAGGAAGCAGGAACTGCCAACCATTCCAAAAATGACCAAGCGACATTAAAAGGATAGTCTTATTTGAACCTTAGAATGAAATCTTTGGTTTCTTGTCAACACAACCATATAAACTTTTTCATTAACAACCGGATAATTTAAGACTCTCACATCATCTTAAACGCTACCATTGCATAATGGGTAATTGTTAAAGTGAACCTTCTGTTAACAACCATCCAAAGCTTTTGTCACCAAGACATAAGAAAAACTTACCCAACTCCCTTAGAACGTCTTGAATTGCGATCCATAATGAGGCGTACATAACCATATTTGAACCTTAGAATGAAATCTTTGGTTTCTTGTCAACACAACCATATAAACTTTTTCATTAACAACCGGATAATTTAAGACTCTCACATCATCTTAAACGCTACCATTGCATAATGGGTAATTGTTAAAGTGAACCTTCTGTTAACAACCATCCAAAGCTTTTGTCACCAAGACATAAGAAAAACTTACCCAACTCCCTTAGAACGTCTTGAATTGCGATCCATAATGAGGCGTACATCACGGACCTAAAAATACACAATTTAGAGCTATTAGATAGAAAATCACAGAAATATACTAACAATTACATCCACAGAAGCACTTAATGGAAAACGTTATGGGTTTCCAGTATTTGGTTTAGTTGAAGCACTGCATCAGATAGTGTTAGGGTGCCCTTGAGAGCAGAAGGTGAAAATATAACGCATTTATATCAAGATGTCCCTTTTAGCTAAATAGTTTAAGATCTTTATCCACCATCCTCTATGATTTGTTAAATGAACATGAGATAAATAAACGAGAAATGTACAAACCTTGCCAGCCCTTGAGAAGAACTCGTATACATCTCTTTCATCTGCCTTCAGACAAATCTGTCAAAGTTGTTCACCAAATCTTAATAGTTAAGATATGAGAATGTGAAAGATAGAAAGTTCAAGATAACACCATAGAATGCATGCACCAACATATTTACCTGATAAGCAAATACCGTCCTCTGATCTCGTTCAGGATCAGCCTCTGGTTCTGTCacttcttcctttttgtc
Proteins encoded in this window:
- the LOC18768011 gene encoding RNA-binding protein 39 isoform X2 — protein: MDFDEYEYLEKTVENPEPQKAKETANGGEETLKSGEKGRSRSSKHKSDEKGHDEERHSKRSKSGDDSREHDHDRHRERGSSRHRSRSREVEKDRHRSSREHRGREDREREERNGRERDRDRDKERDPDRARDRRERDREGDKDDKDREKEKERSRRSRSHSERHRSDRDERERSRDVEHKERDKEKDLREREKESRRHKDKKEEVTEPEADPERDQRTVFAYQICLKADERDVYEFFSRAGKVRDVRLIMDRNSRRSKGVGYIEFYDAMSVPMAIALSGQPLLGQPVMVKPSEAEKNLVQSTSVVSGPGGMIGPYSGGARRLYVGNLHTNIKEDDLRQVFGAFGPVELVQLPVDETNNCKGFGFVQFSRLEDARNALSLNGQLEIAGRLIKVSAVTDQAGMQDLGANAGDFDDDEGGGLSLNARSRAILMQKLDRSGSGSGIAGPLGTPAVNSTGVSLPMALPTAPLLGAAPVVSPLVPPITAVPGIAGLGVGGLQIPTAILPSIDTIGVPSECLLLKNMFDPAVETEPNFDLDIKEDVQEECSKYGNLRHIFVDKNTAGHVYLRFENTQAAINARHVLHGRWFAGKMIEATFMLPQNYEAKFPESR
- the LOC18768011 gene encoding RNA-binding protein 39 isoform X3 gives rise to the protein MIHGFSLYSLLEKICCHFGNTLLFLSVYHLRRHKDKKEEVTEPEADPERDQRTVFAYQICLKADERDVYEFFSRAGKVRDVRLIMDRNSRRSKGVGYIEFYDAMSVPMAIALSGQPLLGQPVMVKPSEAEKNLVQSTSVVSGPGGMIGPYSGGARRLYVGNLHTNIKEDDLRQVFGAFGPVELVQLPVDETNNCKGFGFVQFSRLEDARNALSLNGQLEIAGRLIKVSAVTDQAGMQDLGANAGDFDDDEGGGLSLNARSRAILMQKLDRSGSGSGIAGPLGTPAVNSTGVSLPMALPTAPLLGAAPVVSPLVPPITAVPGIAGLGVGGLQIPTAILPSIDTIGVPSECLLLKNMFDPAVETEPNFDLDIKEDVQEECSKYGNLRHIFVDKNTAGHVYLRFENTQAAINARHVLHGRWFAGKMIEATFMLPQNYEAKFPESR
- the LOC18768011 gene encoding RNA-binding protein 39 isoform X1, whose protein sequence is MDFDEYEYLEKTVENPEPQKAKETANGGEETLKSGEKGRSRSSKHKSDEKGHDEERHSKRSKSGDDSREHDHDRHRERGSSRHRSRSREVEKDRHRSSREHRGREDREREERNGRERDRDRDKERDPDRARDRRERDREGDKDDKDREKEKERSRRSRSHSERHRSDRDERERSRDVEHKERDKEKDLREREKESRTMIHGFSLYSLLEKICCHFGNTLLFLSVYHLRRHKDKKEEVTEPEADPERDQRTVFAYQICLKADERDVYEFFSRAGKVRDVRLIMDRNSRRSKGVGYIEFYDAMSVPMAIALSGQPLLGQPVMVKPSEAEKNLVQSTSVVSGPGGMIGPYSGGARRLYVGNLHTNIKEDDLRQVFGAFGPVELVQLPVDETNNCKGFGFVQFSRLEDARNALSLNGQLEIAGRLIKVSAVTDQAGMQDLGANAGDFDDDEGGGLSLNARSRAILMQKLDRSGSGSGIAGPLGTPAVNSTGVSLPMALPTAPLLGAAPVVSPLVPPITAVPGIAGLGVGGLQIPTAILPSIDTIGVPSECLLLKNMFDPAVETEPNFDLDIKEDVQEECSKYGNLRHIFVDKNTAGHVYLRFENTQAAINARHVLHGRWFAGKMIEATFMLPQNYEAKFPESR